From a single Equus asinus isolate D_3611 breed Donkey chromosome 2, EquAss-T2T_v2, whole genome shotgun sequence genomic region:
- the HNRNPF gene encoding heterogeneous nuclear ribonucleoprotein F has product MMLGPEGGEGFVVKLRGLPWSCSIEDVQNFLSDCTIHDGAAGVHFIYTREGRQSGEAFIELESEDDVKMALKKDRESMGHRYIEVFKSHRTEMDWVLKHSGPNSADTANDGFVRLRGLPFGCTKEEIVQFFSGLEIVPNGITLPVDPEGKITGEAFVQFASQELAEKALGKHKERIGHRYIEVFKSSQEEVRSYSDPPLKFMSVQRPGPYDRPGTARRYIGIVKQAGLERMRSGAYSAGYGGYEEYSGLSDGYGFTTDLFGRDLSYCLSGMYDHRYGDGEFTVQSTTGHCVHMRGLPYKATENDIYNFFSPLNPVRVHIEIGPDGRVTGEADVEFATHEEAVAAMSKDRANMQHRYIELFLNSTTGASNGAYSSQMMQGMGVSAQSTYSGLESQSVSGCYGAGYSGQNSMGGYD; this is encoded by the coding sequence ATGATGCTGGGCCCTGAGGGAGGTGAAGGCTTTGTGGTCAAGCTCCGTGGCCTGCCCTGGTCCTGCTCTATTGAGGATGTGCAGAATTTCCTCTCCGACTGCACAATTCATGATGGGGCTGCAGGTGTTCATTTCATCTACACTAGAGAAGGCAGGCAGAGTGGTGAGGCTTTTATTGAACTTGAATCAGAAGATGATGTAAAAATGGCCCTTAAAAAAGACAGGGAAAGCATGGGACACCGGTACATTGAGGTGTTCAAGTCTCACAGAACCGAGATGGATTGGGTGTTGAAGCACAGCGGCCCAAACAGTGCCGACACCGCGAATGATGGCTTCGTGCGGCTTCGAGGACTCCCATTTGGATGCACCAAGGAAGAAATTGTTCAGTTCTTCTCAGGGTTGGAAATCGTGCCAAACGGGATCACATTGCCTGTGGACCCTGAGGGCAAGATTACAGGGGAAGCCTTTGTGCAGTTTGCCTCGCAGGAGTTAGCTGAGAAGGCTCTAGGGAAGCACAAGGAGAGAATAGGGCACAGGTATATTGAAGTGTTCAAGAGCAGTCAGGAAGAAGTTAGGTCATACTCAGATCCCCCTCTGAAGTTCATGTCTGTGCAACGGCCAGGGCCTTATGACCGCCCAGGTACAGCCAGGAGGTATATTGGCATTGTCAAGCAAGCAGGCCTGGAGAGGATGAGGTCTGGTGCTTACAGTGCAGGCTATGGGGGCTATGAGGAGTACAGTGGCCTCAGTGATGGTTATGGCTTCACCACTGACCTGTTTGGAAGAGACCTCAGTTACTGTCTCTCGGGCATGTATGACCACAGATATGGAGATGGTGAGTTCACTGTCCAGAGCACCACTGGACACTGTGTCCACATGAGGGGGCTGCCGTACAAAGCCACAGAGAACGACATTTACAACTTCTTCTCTCCACTCAACCCCGTGAGAGTCCATATTGAGATTGGCCCTGATGGAAGAGTGACAGGCGAAGCTGATGTTGAGTTTGCCACTCACGAAGAAGCCGTGGCAGCTATGTCCAAAGACAGGGCCAACATGCAACACAGATACATAGAACTTTTCTTGAATTCCACAACAGGGGCCAGCAATGGGGCATATAGCAGCCAGATGATGCAAGGCATGGGGGTGTCAGCCCAGTCCACTTACAGTGGCCTCGAGAGCCAGTCAGTGAGTGGCTGTTATGGGGCTGGCTACAGCGGCCAGAACAGCATGGGTGGATATGACTAG
- the FXYD4 gene encoding FXYD domain-containing ion transport regulator 4: MERVIWGLLTLAGLPVLKASDLFADKNNPFYYDWAGLQLVGMIFAGILCVAGFAFALSGKCKCKHNQKQSPLPEKATPLITPGSASTC; the protein is encoded by the exons ATGGAGAGAGTGATCTGGGGCCTTTTGACGCTGGCAG GCCTGCCCGTCTTGAAAGCCAGTGACCTGTTTGCTG ATAAAAACAATCCCTTCTACTATG ACTGGGCAGGCCTGCAGCTGGTTGGGATGATCTTTGCTGGGATCCTGTGCGTCGCTGGATTTGCCTTCGCCCTGA GTGGCAAGTGTAAATGCAAGCACAATCAGAAGCAAAG CCCCTTACCTGAGAAAGCCACTCCACTCATCACTCCAG GCTCTGCCAGTACCTGCTGA